In a genomic window of Dyadobacter fermentans DSM 18053:
- a CDS encoding alpha/beta hydrolase, with amino-acid sequence METLHIIDPANDPAIFEDVKTFLNALNSGGGTPLEQLSPADARNVLVGAQNSVEVDLSGVETSEKTITQDGITVKLDIVKPEGATGKLPVFIFIHGGGWVLGDFPTHQRIVRDLVVYSGAAAVFVNYTPSPEAQYPTAINEIYAATKWVAAHGEEINVDGSRLVVAGNSVGGDMAAVTALKAKDDNGPEIKLQVLLWPVTDANFETTSYNQFAEGRFLTKNMMKWFWDNYTTDPEERKHRYASPLQATTEQLQGLPPALVQTAENDVLRDEGEAYARKLEAAGVKTTLVRYQGLIHDYGLLNPLANVPAVQGALLQAGAAIREALK; translated from the coding sequence ATGGAAACGCTGCATATCATCGACCCCGCCAACGACCCTGCTATTTTTGAAGATGTTAAAACCTTCCTCAACGCGCTGAATTCCGGCGGCGGCACGCCATTGGAACAACTCTCGCCCGCTGATGCCCGTAATGTGCTCGTAGGCGCACAAAATTCGGTGGAAGTGGATCTGTCGGGTGTGGAAACGAGTGAAAAAACCATTACACAGGACGGCATTACGGTTAAACTCGACATTGTGAAACCCGAAGGTGCCACCGGCAAACTCCCCGTGTTCATATTCATTCACGGCGGCGGCTGGGTGCTCGGCGACTTCCCTACCCACCAACGCATTGTCCGCGACCTGGTGGTTTACTCCGGCGCAGCAGCTGTTTTTGTCAATTACACCCCGTCACCCGAAGCCCAATATCCGACGGCGATCAACGAAATTTACGCCGCTACCAAATGGGTGGCCGCACATGGCGAAGAAATTAATGTGGATGGCAGCAGGCTGGTCGTCGCGGGCAATAGCGTCGGTGGCGACATGGCCGCCGTAACCGCCCTAAAAGCGAAAGACGACAATGGCCCGGAAATCAAATTGCAGGTGCTGCTCTGGCCCGTTACCGACGCCAATTTCGAAACCACATCCTACAACCAGTTCGCCGAAGGCCGCTTCCTGACCAAAAACATGATGAAATGGTTTTGGGATAACTACACCACCGACCCCGAAGAACGGAAACATCGCTACGCATCGCCATTGCAAGCTACCACTGAACAGTTGCAGGGACTTCCCCCAGCCCTGGTCCAAACTGCCGAAAATGACGTCCTGCGCGACGAAGGCGAGGCTTATGCTCGCAAACTGGAAGCTGCGGGCGTAAAAACCACGCTCGTGAGATACCAGGGACTGATCCACGATTACGGCCTGCTGAACCCGCTGGCAAACGTTCCGGCGGTGCAGGGCGCATTGCTCCAAGCCGGTGCCGCCATCCGCGAAGCTTTGAAATAA
- a CDS encoding SGNH/GDSL hydrolase family protein — MTQRQIGAIAVFSGYLLLAIAVYRWQLFTHFTWTVLLFKAFVPLAFVVFCWSVTRLLKWPFWTALLLPVLMETAAYFYIRHTIEVNERAERQEVGVLGKWINYRDVIQFNRNFASYSPDLGYVLRPGSEGVHSSLEYSNEFKINSFGVRDDEPSLNNPKLVFLGDSFTMGWGVDENQTYADLTGRKLGVKTLNAGISSYATFREMLLFSKIKRDSCQLVVLQYCDNDLEENQARNEPANQGQLLTPETFANTAIFNQINETYYPMRFTYFFVREKDLLKRIWTSPISAFGEIGGGLSAWFGGRKLNVVTPQKIKTAEETAKHTEYFFKSLAKIRRFYQGNIVVLHLDGRYTRPELIRAFEAEAQKTGDGHLYFLHTDELLKAPDYYPVDGHINASGHAKIANALAALVQEKALLTR, encoded by the coding sequence ATGACGCAGAGACAAATCGGGGCAATCGCCGTCTTTTCCGGCTATTTGCTGCTGGCCATAGCGGTTTACCGCTGGCAACTTTTCACACACTTCACATGGACCGTGCTACTTTTCAAGGCATTCGTCCCGCTGGCGTTCGTCGTTTTCTGCTGGTCGGTTACCCGGCTGCTGAAATGGCCTTTCTGGACGGCGCTGCTGCTGCCTGTTTTAATGGAAACCGCCGCCTATTTCTACATCCGGCATACGATTGAGGTCAACGAGCGAGCCGAACGCCAGGAAGTGGGTGTGCTGGGCAAATGGATCAACTACCGGGATGTGATCCAGTTTAACCGGAATTTTGCGAGCTATTCGCCCGATCTGGGATATGTGCTCCGGCCCGGCAGCGAAGGCGTGCATTCCAGTTTGGAATATAGTAATGAATTCAAAATCAACAGCTTCGGCGTCCGCGACGACGAACCCTCGCTTAATAATCCTAAACTCGTCTTCCTAGGCGACTCGTTCACCATGGGCTGGGGCGTGGATGAAAACCAGACATACGCCGACCTGACCGGCCGGAAACTGGGCGTAAAAACGCTGAATGCAGGCATTTCATCCTACGCCACGTTCCGCGAAATGCTGCTTTTTTCAAAGATCAAACGGGATTCCTGCCAACTGGTGGTACTGCAATACTGCGATAATGACCTTGAAGAAAACCAGGCCCGCAACGAGCCCGCCAACCAGGGCCAGCTGCTTACGCCCGAAACATTTGCGAACACCGCCATATTCAACCAAATCAACGAAACCTACTATCCGATGCGCTTTACTTACTTTTTCGTGCGCGAAAAGGATCTGCTGAAACGGATCTGGACGAGTCCAATATCGGCATTCGGCGAAATCGGGGGAGGATTATCGGCCTGGTTTGGTGGCCGGAAGTTGAACGTGGTCACGCCGCAGAAGATCAAAACAGCGGAGGAAACAGCGAAGCATACGGAGTACTTTTTCAAATCACTCGCCAAAATCCGCCGGTTTTACCAGGGCAATATCGTGGTGCTGCACCTCGATGGCCGGTACACACGCCCCGAACTGATCCGCGCATTCGAAGCGGAGGCGCAGAAAACCGGCGACGGGCATTTGTATTTTCTTCACACTGACGAACTGCTGAAAGCGCCTGATTACTACCCCGTCGATGGCCATATCAATGCATCGGGCCATGCGAAAATCGCCAATGCATTGGCTGCGCTGGTTCAGGAAAAAGCATTGCTCACACGCTGA
- a CDS encoding RagB/SusD family nutrient uptake outer membrane protein → MKLFKYLILFTLLLSQSACDKDWLKPEPLSFFSPENVFVDKAGMEALLITMRKDLKNESTGTMPNLTMEFAASDLASPWSQLDFYNLTPNTDQYYRFLTMFTVIYSSIKNCNVLISRIDDIKWASDQERNAILGEALWHRAYWYYRLVNSYGDVPFLSGEIQEAKLDFQTHSRWTILEKIRTDVEFAAEWLPATAKPGVITKGAANHLLTKIYLANLEFDKAIEAATKVINGPYALMTQRFGIDAAKGNRNLMWDLHRPKNFSITQNTETILAAIDRYEAPPAARSVGLYTMRLYNCQWFQPQVLDSQGKPGMVASGPMYDSLGRGNANIRLTGYYQYDIWSYKGATWRNTPDLRRADINWVDIHELKYNNPASVDFGKPINTKFLAAQVDTFKHVYAMPHYIMYNPQDDPKAVPMGGNGDWYIFRLAETYLLRAEAYLWKNQLGLAADDINKVRQRAKAMPVSAGEVTVDFLLHERARELFAEEPRHSELVRISYIMAKAGLNGYSLTNFSEKNFYFDRVMKYNNTYEKKIQLLGNTANMAPFHALWPIPSLVITANTKGVINQNIGYDGANRNVPPLTKIE, encoded by the coding sequence ATGAAGCTATTTAAATACCTCATCCTTTTTACGCTGCTGCTCAGCCAGTCGGCGTGCGATAAAGACTGGCTGAAACCCGAGCCGCTGTCGTTTTTCAGTCCGGAGAATGTGTTTGTGGACAAGGCCGGCATGGAAGCGCTGCTGATTACCATGCGCAAAGACCTCAAAAACGAGAGTACCGGCACAATGCCCAACCTCACAATGGAATTTGCCGCGTCGGATCTGGCATCGCCGTGGTCGCAGCTCGATTTCTACAACCTCACGCCGAACACCGATCAGTATTACCGCTTCCTGACGATGTTTACGGTGATTTATTCTTCCATCAAAAACTGTAATGTGCTCATTAGCAGGATTGATGACATTAAATGGGCATCGGACCAGGAGCGCAACGCCATTCTGGGCGAGGCGCTATGGCACCGGGCTTACTGGTATTACCGCCTCGTGAATTCGTATGGCGATGTGCCGTTTCTGAGTGGTGAAATCCAGGAAGCGAAGCTCGATTTTCAGACGCATAGCCGCTGGACAATCCTGGAAAAGATCAGAACGGATGTAGAGTTCGCCGCCGAATGGCTGCCGGCCACGGCCAAGCCGGGGGTAATCACCAAAGGCGCCGCCAATCATTTGCTGACGAAAATCTATCTGGCAAACCTGGAATTCGACAAGGCGATCGAAGCCGCGACGAAGGTGATCAATGGCCCTTACGCGCTCATGACCCAGCGATTCGGCATCGATGCCGCGAAGGGCAACCGTAACCTCATGTGGGACCTGCACCGGCCCAAGAATTTCAGCATTACGCAAAACACCGAAACCATCCTAGCGGCGATCGACCGGTACGAAGCGCCCCCCGCCGCACGGTCGGTAGGATTGTACACCATGCGACTCTACAACTGCCAGTGGTTCCAGCCGCAGGTGCTCGACAGCCAGGGCAAGCCGGGCATGGTAGCGAGCGGGCCGATGTATGATTCATTGGGAAGAGGCAATGCAAATATCAGACTTACAGGTTATTATCAATATGATATCTGGTCGTACAAGGGCGCTACCTGGCGCAACACGCCCGATTTGCGGCGCGCGGATATCAACTGGGTGGACATTCATGAGCTGAAATACAACAATCCCGCGTCGGTGGATTTCGGCAAACCAATCAATACCAAATTCCTGGCCGCGCAGGTGGATACCTTCAAGCACGTATATGCGATGCCGCATTACATTATGTACAATCCGCAGGACGATCCCAAGGCGGTACCGATGGGCGGTAATGGCGACTGGTATATTTTCAGGCTAGCCGAAACCTACCTCCTGCGTGCGGAAGCCTACCTTTGGAAAAACCAGCTCGGCCTCGCTGCCGACGATATCAATAAAGTGCGCCAGCGCGCCAAAGCAATGCCGGTGTCGGCAGGGGAAGTGACCGTCGATTTCCTGCTGCACGAGCGTGCGCGGGAGCTTTTCGCCGAAGAACCCCGGCATTCGGAGTTGGTACGGATTTCCTACATCATGGCCAAAGCCGGTTTGAACGGTTACAGCCTGACCAATTTCAGCGAGAAGAATTTCTACTTCGACCGGGTGATGAAGTATAACAATACCTACGAAAAGAAGATCCAGCTACTCGGCAACACGGCAAATATGGCGCCGTTCCATGCCCTGTGGCCGATCCCTTCACTCGTGATCACCGCCAACACCAAAGGCGTGATCAACCAGAACATTGGCTACGACGGCGCGAACAGAAACGTGCCGCCGCTGACGAAAATCGAGTAG
- a CDS encoding SusC/RagA family TonB-linked outer membrane protein, with product MHVKLPTHPWARILVVLAWLAPLWLHAQNPKDVTGVITDSLTKQGLPGVTVVVKGTQRGTTTDADGHYAVQAAASDVLTFSYVGYVMKEVPVGNQSVIEIALQPSTNALDELVVVGYGTMKKSDLTGAVIRIDSKTFKNQPMTQLTDMLTGTVAGFNANQATSAAGGSSLQIRGPKSLTANSSPMVVMDGVIFNGSIADINPADIETMDILKDASSAAVFGARAAGGVILITTKKGATGKPVINVSANVGTAQTTNEFKPFDKDGYLSFRRDLLRATNPDRPSFYYDNPGTLPAGVSLEQWRTASNNPQTDNTQEWLSRLRFFPIETENYLAGKTVDWYKEVIRTGLRQNYDVSIGGGSQNVTYYWSLGYQNNEGVLRGDKFSTIRSRLNVDFKVTDWLNVGVNTQFADRDESTVAASLGQMYIMSPYGSMFEENGDVMWFPNSFAVANPLINYFGQDRMKKVNTLFASLYGKIKLPFGFDYKISFQPRYETSKDYNYWSPSTIDGGSTRSGGYGTRADASAYEYILDNLLHWNKQFGIHQFDVTLLYSAERNRGWYSRIANQGFVPNGNLGFHGMQYGTNPAMETNDTQITGDAAMARLNYTLLDKYLITASVRRDGFSAFGTKQPRAVFPAAAIAWKISEEKFFQLDFVSQMKLRLSWGVNGNRDIGAYSALAQLLSAMYYDGTNVQVGVYNTSLANPNLVWEKTKSINLGMDLSLLKNRIDLSVEYYDMTTTDLLMRRLLPEITGFKDITTNLGLLGNKGFEMTINTVNTERPNFSWRSGLVFSFNRNKIKRLFGDYKEETVDGKTVTRELPDYSNEWFPGQPIDRVWNYNVTGIWQTAEKDAAAVYKLQPGDFKAVDVDGNGKYEALIDKQFIGYRQPRFRIGLRNEFTFFKNLTASVFLRSELGHMAPFAEGLRTGGADTYDRRNTNDFPYWTPENPTNDYARLNTNTNVFGGGIKVYKKLSFLRVQDVNVGYSLPSELSRKLKVSSVRVFASARNLLTFTRWPGWDPEAWDTEGNNLPMPKNFTVGFNLSL from the coding sequence ATGCATGTAAAATTACCCACCCATCCATGGGCCCGTATTCTCGTCGTTTTGGCATGGCTCGCCCCGCTGTGGCTGCACGCCCAGAATCCAAAGGACGTTACCGGTGTGATTACCGACAGCCTCACCAAACAGGGCCTGCCCGGCGTGACCGTCGTGGTAAAAGGAACGCAGCGCGGCACCACCACCGATGCCGATGGCCACTATGCCGTGCAGGCGGCGGCTTCCGACGTGCTTACATTCAGTTATGTCGGTTATGTGATGAAAGAAGTGCCGGTGGGTAATCAGTCGGTGATCGAAATTGCTTTGCAGCCGAGCACCAATGCCCTCGACGAGCTGGTGGTGGTTGGTTATGGAACAATGAAAAAAAGCGACCTCACCGGCGCCGTGATCCGCATTGATTCTAAAACCTTCAAAAATCAGCCGATGACGCAGCTCACCGACATGCTTACGGGAACGGTAGCGGGTTTCAATGCGAACCAGGCCACATCGGCGGCTGGCGGGAGCTCGCTGCAAATCCGCGGCCCGAAATCGCTCACGGCCAATTCGAGCCCGATGGTGGTAATGGACGGGGTGATTTTCAACGGAAGCATTGCCGATATCAACCCGGCGGACATTGAAACGATGGATATTCTCAAAGACGCCAGCTCGGCGGCGGTGTTCGGTGCGCGCGCGGCCGGGGGCGTGATCCTGATCACGACCAAAAAGGGTGCTACCGGCAAGCCGGTGATCAACGTGTCGGCGAACGTGGGCACGGCGCAAACTACGAACGAATTCAAGCCGTTCGATAAAGACGGTTACCTGAGCTTCCGCCGGGACCTGCTCCGGGCGACTAACCCCGACCGGCCATCTTTTTACTACGATAACCCGGGTACGCTACCGGCTGGTGTGAGCCTCGAACAGTGGCGCACCGCAAGTAACAACCCGCAAACGGACAATACCCAGGAATGGCTCAGCCGCCTGCGCTTCTTCCCGATCGAAACTGAAAACTACCTCGCGGGCAAAACCGTGGATTGGTACAAAGAGGTGATCCGCACCGGCTTACGGCAGAATTACGATGTCAGCATCGGCGGCGGATCGCAGAATGTGACCTATTACTGGTCATTGGGATATCAAAACAATGAGGGCGTGCTGCGCGGCGATAAGTTTTCGACGATCCGCTCGCGCCTGAATGTGGATTTCAAGGTCACCGACTGGCTCAATGTGGGCGTGAACACGCAGTTCGCCGACCGAGACGAGAGTACCGTAGCCGCGTCGCTTGGCCAAATGTACATCATGAGCCCCTATGGTTCGATGTTTGAAGAAAACGGAGATGTGATGTGGTTTCCCAACAGTTTCGCAGTGGCCAACCCGCTGATCAACTATTTTGGTCAGGACCGGATGAAGAAAGTGAATACGCTTTTTGCTTCGCTGTATGGTAAAATCAAGCTCCCGTTCGGATTTGACTACAAAATAAGTTTTCAACCGCGTTATGAGACGTCGAAGGACTATAACTATTGGTCCCCCAGCACGATTGACGGTGGCTCCACGCGCTCGGGCGGGTACGGGACGCGGGCGGACGCATCCGCGTATGAGTACATCCTGGACAACCTCCTGCATTGGAACAAGCAATTCGGGATTCACCAGTTCGACGTCACCCTACTGTACAGCGCCGAGCGCAACCGCGGATGGTATTCCAGGATCGCCAACCAGGGCTTTGTACCCAATGGCAACCTGGGCTTCCACGGCATGCAGTACGGAACAAATCCCGCCATGGAAACCAATGATACGCAAATCACCGGCGACGCAGCCATGGCCCGCCTCAACTACACGCTGCTCGACAAGTATCTGATTACCGCCTCCGTTCGCCGCGATGGCTTCTCTGCATTCGGTACCAAGCAGCCGCGCGCCGTTTTTCCCGCAGCAGCCATTGCCTGGAAAATATCGGAAGAGAAGTTTTTTCAGCTTGATTTTGTGAGCCAGATGAAACTTCGCTTGTCGTGGGGTGTGAATGGTAACCGGGATATCGGTGCTTATTCGGCCCTGGCGCAGCTGCTTTCGGCCATGTACTACGACGGTACCAATGTGCAGGTGGGCGTGTACAACACCTCGCTGGCCAATCCGAACCTGGTTTGGGAAAAGACGAAGTCGATCAACCTGGGTATGGACCTGAGCCTGCTTAAAAACCGGATCGACCTGAGCGTGGAATATTACGATATGACCACCACCGACCTGCTCATGAGGCGGCTCCTGCCCGAAATCACGGGTTTTAAGGACATTACCACCAACCTGGGGCTGCTCGGGAACAAGGGTTTTGAAATGACCATCAACACGGTGAATACCGAGCGGCCCAATTTCTCATGGCGCAGCGGACTGGTATTTTCATTTAACCGAAACAAAATCAAGCGGTTATTCGGCGATTACAAGGAAGAAACCGTGGATGGTAAAACCGTGACGAGGGAGCTGCCCGACTATTCCAACGAATGGTTCCCCGGCCAGCCCATCGACCGGGTTTGGAACTACAATGTGACGGGCATCTGGCAGACGGCTGAAAAGGACGCGGCGGCGGTATACAAATTGCAGCCCGGCGATTTCAAGGCAGTGGATGTGGATGGAAACGGCAAATACGAGGCGTTGATCGACAAGCAATTTATCGGCTACCGGCAACCGCGTTTCCGGATCGGTTTGCGGAACGAGTTTACATTCTTCAAAAACCTGACAGCCAGCGTATTCCTCAGGAGCGAACTCGGGCATATGGCACCGTTTGCGGAAGGTTTGCGCACGGGCGGTGCCGATACGTACGACCGCCGGAATACAAACGATTTTCCCTACTGGACACCCGAAAACCCGACCAACGATTATGCGCGGCTGAACACCAACACGAACGTGTTCGGCGGGGGGATCAAGGTTTATAAAAAACTTTCGTTCCTCCGCGTTCAGGACGTGAATGTAGGCTATTCGCTACCTTCTGAACTTTCCAGGAAGCTGAAAGTGAGCAGTGTGCGTGTTTTCGCATCTGCCCGCAACCTGCTCACATTCACCCGGTGGCCAGGCTGGGACCCCGAGGCCTGGGATACCGAAGGCAATAACTTGCCAATGCCGAAAAACTTCACGGTTGGCTTCAACCTGTCATTGTAA
- a CDS encoding FAD:protein FMN transferase — METGILSLMGKYRHRAGLAMVLMCLSMSALMPDKLRTFQITGEAQGTTYAITYYAKRQLATKREIDSAFKSLDASLSIYDPSSLISRFNASQKGIEMDLHFSKVIAKSLQIYRETGSLFDITVYPLVRAWGFGTAAPVAMPDSASIRTLLECVGSDRLEIQGNRLLKTGPCVQVDVNGIAQGYSVDVIARFLEARGIADYMVEVGGEIRTRGLKHPGGEPMRIGIETPSATGFAAPVIREVISIGDGAVTTSGSYRKFRESGGVRLSHIIDPATGFPVRREIISATVVAPDAITADGFDNALLAAGIDGAFEILKTHPEMQVYLIYKKPDGTIADTASAGFGRYIVR, encoded by the coding sequence ATGGAAACCGGAATACTCAGCCTGATGGGCAAATACCGGCATAGGGCTGGGCTAGCGATGGTACTGATGTGCCTGTCAATGAGTGCGTTAATGCCTGACAAACTGCGCACTTTCCAAATCACCGGCGAGGCGCAGGGGACCACCTATGCCATTACTTACTATGCCAAACGGCAGCTGGCTACCAAAAGGGAGATCGACAGTGCTTTTAAAAGCCTCGACGCGTCCCTGTCCATTTACGACCCCAGCTCGCTGATCAGCCGTTTCAATGCTTCCCAAAAGGGCATTGAAATGGACCTTCATTTTTCGAAGGTGATCGCAAAATCCTTGCAGATCTATCGCGAAACGGGCAGCCTGTTCGATATAACGGTGTACCCGCTTGTGCGCGCCTGGGGGTTCGGCACCGCGGCCCCGGTGGCCATGCCCGACAGCGCCAGCATCCGTACGCTTTTGGAATGTGTAGGTTCGGATAGGCTGGAAATCCAGGGTAACCGGCTTTTGAAAACTGGACCGTGCGTGCAGGTCGATGTGAATGGGATCGCGCAGGGCTATTCGGTAGATGTCATTGCGCGGTTTCTGGAAGCGAGAGGCATTGCCGATTACATGGTGGAAGTGGGAGGGGAGATCCGGACGCGCGGCCTGAAACACCCGGGTGGAGAGCCGATGCGGATCGGGATTGAAACACCCTCGGCGACCGGCTTTGCCGCGCCCGTGATCCGCGAGGTGATCAGCATTGGCGACGGGGCCGTTACCACGTCGGGCAGCTACCGGAAGTTCCGCGAATCGGGCGGTGTGCGGCTTTCCCACATCATCGACCCGGCAACTGGCTTCCCCGTCCGGCGCGAGATCATCAGCGCAACCGTAGTAGCACCCGACGCGATCACCGCCGACGGTTTCGACAATGCACTGCTCGCTGCTGGCATCGACGGGGCGTTTGAAATACTCAAAACTCATCCTGAAATGCAGGTCTACCTGATCTACAAAAAGCCCGACGGCACAATTGCGGACACGGCTTCCGCTGGCTTTGGCCGCTACATTGTCCGCTGA
- a CDS encoding Gfo/Idh/MocA family protein encodes MTQQSASRRNFIATGLAAVAGLSVFPSAFGTPVRPADKIRLGIIGTGSRGAGLATLIREMPDYELVACCDIIPENLQKGLSLAAKNAKGYADYRKLLDDKSIDAVVIATPLYLHYPMAVAALQAGKHIYLEKSMTYDIPQAIDLVKKVKASGLVFQIGYQYRYYGLYHRVKEIMKENWLGKITHFECQYNRNSNWRFPVKDPKMERAINWRMYREYCGGPLSELCAHEIDVVNYLTDSRPVKVVGLGGINYWKDGRDTYDNIRTVYDYPNGVKASVTSVLSNAYNGYSIRILGDKATVEILRDKALIYPETINNAKGTVDGVTGATIAVTTQGKGVEVKFGKPGEAQLEPTVFALKDFAECVRNKKEPISNVETGRDGSIAIHMGNAAADTETVQLWKPEYSA; translated from the coding sequence ATGACCCAGCAATCCGCTTCCAGAAGAAATTTTATCGCTACCGGCCTGGCCGCAGTGGCGGGATTATCCGTATTTCCCTCGGCGTTCGGTACCCCCGTGCGCCCGGCTGACAAGATCAGGCTTGGGATCATCGGCACCGGGTCACGCGGGGCGGGGCTGGCCACGCTTATCCGTGAAATGCCCGATTACGAACTTGTAGCCTGCTGCGACATTATTCCCGAAAATCTCCAAAAAGGCCTGAGCCTGGCCGCGAAAAACGCCAAGGGTTACGCCGATTACCGTAAGCTGCTCGACGACAAATCCATCGACGCCGTGGTGATCGCCACGCCTTTGTACCTGCATTACCCGATGGCCGTGGCCGCATTGCAGGCAGGTAAGCATATTTACCTCGAAAAATCCATGACGTACGACATTCCGCAGGCAATCGACCTGGTGAAAAAGGTGAAAGCGTCGGGACTGGTTTTTCAAATCGGGTATCAATACCGGTACTACGGCCTGTACCATCGGGTGAAGGAAATCATGAAGGAAAACTGGCTGGGCAAGATCACGCATTTCGAATGCCAGTACAACCGCAATTCCAACTGGCGCTTTCCGGTAAAGGACCCGAAAATGGAGCGGGCGATCAACTGGCGGATGTACCGCGAATACTGCGGCGGCCCGCTTTCGGAACTTTGCGCGCACGAGATTGATGTCGTGAACTACCTCACCGACAGCCGCCCTGTGAAGGTGGTCGGCCTGGGCGGTATCAACTACTGGAAGGACGGCCGCGACACGTACGACAATATCCGAACGGTGTATGATTACCCGAACGGTGTAAAGGCGAGCGTTACTTCGGTGCTTTCCAATGCCTACAATGGTTACAGCATCCGCATCCTGGGCGACAAGGCTACCGTTGAAATCCTTCGCGACAAGGCATTGATCTACCCCGAAACGATCAATAATGCGAAGGGCACCGTGGACGGCGTCACCGGCGCCACGATCGCGGTGACCACGCAAGGAAAAGGGGTGGAGGTAAAATTCGGCAAGCCCGGCGAAGCGCAGCTGGAACCGACGGTTTTTGCATTGAAGGACTTCGCCGAATGCGTGAGGAACAAAAAGGAACCGATATCGAACGTCGAAACCGGCCGTGACGGCTCGATCGCCATCCATATGGGCAACGCCGCGGCGGACACCGAAACGGTGCAGCTATGGAAACCGGAATACTCAGCCTGA
- a CDS encoding RNA polymerase sigma factor produces MKFFRSNKYDSLACLVRACQKQDPRAQTAFYERYKTRMTGICRRYAKTVAEADDIFQDAFVKIFNSIGDLKEPEAADSWVKVTVIRTAINYYNRTTRHEELHSSLDGVEWHMESDDYVRIIDQMNVRDLVDLINELPDRYRTVINMHLIDGYTHTEIGEILSMSDATARSQFMRGRNLLMKKLEKKGIVHHENY; encoded by the coding sequence ATGAAATTTTTTCGCTCTAACAAATACGACAGCCTCGCCTGCCTCGTGAGAGCCTGCCAAAAGCAGGACCCGAGGGCGCAGACTGCATTTTACGAGCGATACAAAACGCGGATGACGGGAATATGCCGCCGGTACGCGAAAACGGTGGCCGAAGCGGACGATATTTTCCAGGATGCATTTGTGAAGATATTCAACAGCATCGGCGACCTGAAAGAACCCGAGGCGGCCGACAGCTGGGTGAAAGTGACGGTGATCCGGACGGCCATTAATTATTACAACCGTACCACACGCCACGAAGAGCTGCACAGCTCGCTGGACGGCGTGGAATGGCATATGGAATCGGACGATTACGTGCGGATCATCGACCAGATGAACGTCCGCGACCTGGTGGATCTGATCAACGAGCTGCCCGACCGTTACCGGACGGTAATCAATATGCACCTGATCGACGGCTATACACACACTGAAATTGGTGAAATATTGTCCATGTCGGACGCGACGGCGCGGTCGCAGTTTATGAGAGGACGTAACCTGCTAATGAAAAAACTCGAAAAAAAAGGGATAGTGCATCATGAAAACTACTGA